Within Bacillus solimangrovi, the genomic segment GATGAAGATTTTAATATCTCGTATTTCTCTTCTACAGAGTAAGATCTTTTGGACATAATAAATACTCCCCCATAAGCAGCCAGATTTATATTTTTTAAACTGTCTATCTATGGGGGAGCATATCATTGTGAGAGGGCGGGTTTTTTAAAGTTAATTAATGGCCATTATGAATCAATATTTCATCAGTATAAGTTTAATTTTCAATAAAAATTCGATTTTGCTCGTCAACAAATTCTTCATAAGGTTCTGTCTCATGAGTTTCATCATACTCGTCATTAAAATCTTCATCAGGTTCTGATTCATGAGGTTCATCATCTTTTTTCTTGTCTTTCTTTTTGTCGTCCTTCTTTTTATCGTCTTTCTTTTTATCATGATCAGTTATATCACTGTCAAATCCTGGAGGGAGTAAATCGTCATTGTAACGCCCTGGAATTTTAACACGTGTTGTAACTGGTTCACTTGCATTTGATTCTGTTTTAGCGATGACCTGGAATTGATAATCTGCACCTTTTACAGGGTTATTAATGACTAAGAAATTTTCTTTTGTTGTCTGTACTGTTTGGAACTGACTACCGTTGATCGATTGTTGAACTTCAAATACGATATCATCCTCATTATTATATTCCCATTGTATGAGAATTCGATCAAGCGGTTTTGTATAATCACTTCGTAAACCATCAACTGGATTAAGTGGTTTGTATTGTTCAGATACCTTCGTAGGTTCTGTTCCTTTTACGAAGTACTCCCAAGTTATTTTATCTTTAGGAGTATTATCACTTGGTAGTTGAGCAGGGTTTGTTCCTTCTTCAACGTTAACACGTACGACACTGCTTGGACGTTGGAAATCGTCGCTTGATTTTCCACTATAGATATGTTCAAACAATTGCTTGAATAATTGTTTAGCGATCTGTTTTTGGTTGTAATCTAGATGGTTTTCTGACGATGTTTCTGAATATCCAGTCCATACTGCAGCAGTATATTCAGGCGTATAACCTGCAAACCAGCTATCTGGTACAGAACTACTTGGAATTCCATATTTGTTCAATGTTGCTTGATCAAAGTTTGTCGTACCAGTTTTACCTGCAATGTTTAGTCGAGATACGTTAGCTCCTGTACCTGTTCCGTAAGTCATAACAGACTTCAACATATCAGTAACCATGAAGGCTGTATAATCACTCATTGCTGCTTGTGGTTCTGGTTTCATATCAACAATTTCACCATCTGGGAATTCGATCTTTGTTACAGCATGTGGTGCGTTAAATATACCACCATTTCCGAACGCACTGTATGCACCTGCTAATTCCATAGGTGATAAACCATTAAATCCACCAATCGAATATGATTCATATATCGCATCAGGTAAGTTTAAACCAAGTCCAGAAGCAAAATCACGAGAATTATCAAGCCCAACTTCTTGAAGTGCTTTTAGTGCTGGCACATTACGAGATAATGCTAGAGCCGTACGCATAGTCATTTGACCCTTATACTTATTATCCCAGTTATTAATTGGTGTACCATTTGAATATTGATACTTTTCGTCGACGAGTTGATGATATGTCGACCATTTTAAGTATTCAACTGCTGGACCATAAGCAAAGATCGGTTTAGCGGTTGAACCTGGTTGACGGTTAATATCCGTTGCATAATTGTAACCACGTTCTGTATTATTGTTGCGACCTCCACCAATAGCTCGAATTTCACCTGTTTTCGTATCAGTCAAAACTATCCCTGCTTGAAAGCGATCATTTGGATAAGCAATAATATCATTTGTATACAACATGCTCTCCATAAACTGTTGTGCATTAGGGTCAAGTGTAGTATGAATCTTTAAACCACTTGAATAAATATCAACATCCTCTAGTTCATTTACTTCATCAATAACACGGTCTAAGAATGCATTGTATGGCGAGAAGTCTTCTTGTCCGGTTGCTAATGTATCTTCAAGTGGGATACTTTTAGCTGTTGCTGCCTGTTCAGCGGTGATCGTATTATTTTTCTCCATTAATCCAATAACAACATTGCGACGTCCCTCGGCTGCTTCAGGATGTTCAAATGGGTCGTAATAAGCTGGTGCTTTCGGCATACCTGCAAGTAATGCAGCTTCCTCAATTGTTAATTCACTAAGTGGTTTATCAAAATAAAACTCTGCTGCTTTGGCAACTCCATAAACCCCATTGTCAAAATAGATTTTATTTAAATAAATTTCAAGTATTTGCCATTTTTCTAATTGTTGTTCGAGTTTAATTGAGAGCCATGCTTCTTGAATTTTTCTAGTTAAGTTTTTATCTGGTGATAGGAAGGAACGCTTTACAACTTGTTGTGTAATCGTACTTGCTCCTTCAGCACCGAAACCTTCTTTGAAGTTTGCAATAACTGCACCTCCGATTCGGCGAATATCTATTCCAAAATGATCTTCAAATCGAATGTCTTCTGTTGAAATGAATGCATCTTGAACAACTTGAGGTATTTCGTCAATGGATACCTTTGTTCGTTTTTCTATCCCTAATTCAGCAATAAGTTCACCATTCATATCATAAACTTTGGATGAAAGCGGGTCCTTTAACTGATTTAAGTCAAGGTCTGGTGCACTTTGAATGATGGAGAATGCATAAATACCTCCGCCTGCAACGAGTAGGCCACCTAAAACGATCATTAAAAATAGTATTCGTTTAAAAATTTGACCACCTGTTTTTTTACTTTTTTTATTTTTATTATTTTTAGGTTTCGTTGTTTTCTGTGTCATTTGTTTTTTTCGTCGTTCTTGTCTAGATTTGTATTCGTCTGACATAGCTGGAACCTACCTTTCAGCTCTAGTTTCAAAATATATTTTATCGATAACTGCTAAATAGTCAATTCTAGGATGATATCCAAGTGAAATGGAGTGGCAGCAGTCTTCTATTTCATTTCTAGTAATTGACTTACGACCTCCACTTTCCATTCTTTCCCAAAAAACTAACAAGTCATCTGTGTTCATTAAGAAGATTTGTTCAGTCAGTGAAAATCGGATCAATATAAAACTAATCCCATCTTGAGCTTTGACGCGCTGTAAATGTTGAATTTGATGTGGATGAATGTTTTTTAAAGGGAAGGATGTTTTATTCTTCGTTTCC encodes:
- the recU gene encoding Holliday junction resolvase RecU, with translation MVYRYPNGKPYRPSEGKQKRSPQYQRESFSNRGMTLEEDINETNKYYLENGIAVIHKKPTPIQIVDVHYPKRSAAVIKEAYFKQPSTTDFNGVYRGHYIDFEAKETKNKTSFPLKNIHPHQIQHLQRVKAQDGISFILIRFSLTEQIFLMNTDDLLVFWERMESGGRKSITRNEIEDCCHSISLGYHPRIDYLAVIDKIYFETRAER
- a CDS encoding transglycosylase domain-containing protein produces the protein MSDEYKSRQERRKKQMTQKTTKPKNNKNKKSKKTGGQIFKRILFLMIVLGGLLVAGGGIYAFSIIQSAPDLDLNQLKDPLSSKVYDMNGELIAELGIEKRTKVSIDEIPQVVQDAFISTEDIRFEDHFGIDIRRIGGAVIANFKEGFGAEGASTITQQVVKRSFLSPDKNLTRKIQEAWLSIKLEQQLEKWQILEIYLNKIYFDNGVYGVAKAAEFYFDKPLSELTIEEAALLAGMPKAPAYYDPFEHPEAAEGRRNVVIGLMEKNNTITAEQAATAKSIPLEDTLATGQEDFSPYNAFLDRVIDEVNELEDVDIYSSGLKIHTTLDPNAQQFMESMLYTNDIIAYPNDRFQAGIVLTDTKTGEIRAIGGGRNNNTERGYNYATDINRQPGSTAKPIFAYGPAVEYLKWSTYHQLVDEKYQYSNGTPINNWDNKYKGQMTMRTALALSRNVPALKALQEVGLDNSRDFASGLGLNLPDAIYESYSIGGFNGLSPMELAGAYSAFGNGGIFNAPHAVTKIEFPDGEIVDMKPEPQAAMSDYTAFMVTDMLKSVMTYGTGTGANVSRLNIAGKTGTTNFDQATLNKYGIPSSSVPDSWFAGYTPEYTAAVWTGYSETSSENHLDYNQKQIAKQLFKQLFEHIYSGKSSDDFQRPSSVVRVNVEEGTNPAQLPSDNTPKDKITWEYFVKGTEPTKVSEQYKPLNPVDGLRSDYTKPLDRILIQWEYNNEDDIVFEVQQSINGSQFQTVQTTKENFLVINNPVKGADYQFQVIAKTESNASEPVTTRVKIPGRYNDDLLPPGFDSDITDHDKKKDDKKKDDKKKDKKKDDEPHESEPDEDFNDEYDETHETEPYEEFVDEQNRIFIEN